A window of the Syntrophothermus lipocalidus DSM 12680 genome harbors these coding sequences:
- a CDS encoding AAA family ATPase, with the protein MKLERVKIQNYRSIKELEFEVGDLCALIGPNNVGKSNILSALALVLGETWPTTRAIELADFYAYSDGNMVITVWFDQERETRGDVGSPVKYSGIQFKIGRYKRKTGEKEPGDLKSSFVCVDKDGNPVNILKRPNPQAKPYQSPAQVTSDIRGELPAVIVDVDRNASYHLSGSSRSIFGRMLADIAKELKKDSKRFKAFLDKFEEARELLRTKEFEELEKNLAEQLKRHTGLRDLSLQLDGLDPINLYKNFSILFKDPDTPELVDFERMGSGVQSALVMSLLQVYREMKKENAILLLEEPELYLHPHGRRHLFRLLKELSENGLQIIYTTHSQDFVDLESFESVRLVYKTKDAGTKVKTPDVSKVTGDWKSRVKHLAEPKNEAFFARKVIIVEGPTEHLAIRRLAGMMEPTLELDLYDCSVIEAGSKTAIPILVRIMAAIEKPVMVIYDTDSDKTDPQDVATNEKRERDIQQAVKVHGSALTFKCDPCFEAVAGIEEPRKHDKPEHMMVHLDAAGDWNGVSVELKRLMGEIVSFVTR; encoded by the coding sequence ATGAAGCTTGAACGAGTCAAAATCCAGAATTACAGAAGCATCAAGGAGCTAGAATTCGAGGTTGGGGACCTTTGCGCCCTGATTGGTCCTAACAACGTGGGCAAGTCCAACATTCTCAGTGCCCTTGCTTTAGTGCTGGGAGAAACGTGGCCAACGACCAGAGCCATTGAGCTCGCGGACTTTTACGCTTATTCGGACGGGAACATGGTGATCACCGTTTGGTTCGATCAAGAGCGTGAGACGCGGGGAGATGTTGGGAGTCCCGTGAAGTATTCGGGGATACAGTTCAAAATCGGTAGATATAAGAGAAAAACAGGGGAAAAAGAACCTGGTGACCTGAAGTCATCGTTTGTGTGTGTAGACAAGGATGGCAACCCCGTCAACATACTGAAACGTCCGAATCCACAGGCGAAGCCGTACCAGAGCCCTGCGCAAGTTACTAGCGACATTCGTGGCGAACTACCTGCGGTAATTGTCGATGTGGACAGGAATGCTAGCTATCATTTGTCCGGCAGTTCGCGTTCTATCTTCGGGCGCATGCTGGCTGATATCGCGAAAGAACTAAAAAAGGATTCTAAAAGGTTCAAAGCATTCCTGGATAAATTTGAAGAAGCCAGAGAACTCCTGCGAACGAAAGAGTTCGAGGAACTTGAGAAAAATCTTGCTGAACAATTAAAGCGCCACACTGGCTTACGGGACCTGTCGCTTCAGTTGGATGGCCTCGACCCTATAAATCTGTACAAGAACTTTTCAATCTTGTTCAAGGATCCCGATACCCCGGAATTGGTCGATTTTGAGCGCATGGGCTCAGGTGTTCAATCCGCTCTTGTGATGAGCTTGCTTCAGGTCTATCGTGAGATGAAGAAAGAAAACGCCATATTACTCCTTGAGGAACCTGAGCTCTATCTTCATCCGCACGGACGCCGACACCTGTTTCGTCTTCTCAAGGAACTTTCCGAAAATGGCCTTCAGATAATTTACACGACGCATAGCCAGGATTTCGTTGACCTGGAATCTTTTGAGTCAGTGAGACTGGTTTATAAAACTAAGGACGCCGGCACAAAGGTGAAGACTCCAGATGTATCTAAAGTAACAGGAGATTGGAAATCACGAGTTAAGCACCTCGCCGAGCCAAAAAACGAAGCCTTTTTTGCTCGAAAGGTAATTATCGTCGAAGGTCCAACTGAGCACTTAGCCATCCGACGGCTCGCTGGTATGATGGAACCGACTTTGGAGCTTGACCTATATGATTGTTCCGTGATTGAAGCTGGAAGCAAGACCGCTATTCCTATCCTTGTAAGGATCATGGCAGCTATCGAAAAGCCTGTGATGGTCATTTACGATACGGATTCAGACAAAACTGACCCGCAGGACGTAGCTACCAACGAGAAGCGTGAAAGGGACATTCAACAAGCAGTCAAAGTACATGGTTCAGCTTTGACGTTCAAGTGCGATCCCTGCTTTGAGGCCGTGGCGGGAATCGAAGAGCCGCGAAAGCATGACAAGCCTGAGCATATGATGGTGCACCTCGATGCTGCCGGAGATTGGAATGGAGTCAGTGTGGAGCTTAAGAGGCTCATGGGAGAAATCGTTAGTTTTGTTACCAGGTGA
- the pglZ gene encoding BREX-3 system phosphatase PglZ, translating to MNWRDHILKNLQPGVSRLTLAADPDGLLLEEDILSALGEMGFDVLVFSDPITFRYVYEVNYRSRWDRGEAAHLIVVVKGGPQELRRLPFDVWQRGHKLFFSLADIFPKLSYPVVAAVEKSDLDKLYSAYQNYNGPTLGEKATKDFILKHVFGIIPDLINSPVELMKILLSRHCNFVTVPSVLDEHLIHCLREKSVFKNWPLEDIIPRREAFFAFLQEKWRRFLESTAKGENFTEVPFEHYDIRVYIDNLFLEGSLRPVPVASTEGMPAWVLAGVLLDKQANERRRIKWLLEKIRQDLPGETASHRDWQRLAVLWAELLVLSRELNQDIEAESKLKIEELHDQLEERFASWMLVRYGSLANLPYTSRPVMVHHIPRYLAHLRLKEGAKKIALIVTDGLALDQWLVIRNFLRDRYPARRIEENQVFAWVPTLTSISRQALFAAEPPLYFKDTLTTTSKEEQHWHKFWEDSGVRRGNTYYHKGLGDESVSEIGEFLGSQFEIVGLVIDKVDRIMHGMELGTAGMHQQVRLWAEQGYLIQLIDYLLKNKFAVYLTSDHGNITARGIGRLPDGVLAETRGERARIYHYDVFRQQMMEEIENAICWPGFGLPQGYSVLLARGRSAFVSNGEEIVSHGGISLEEVVVPFVRIWEEH from the coding sequence ATGAACTGGCGCGACCACATTCTTAAAAACTTACAGCCAGGCGTATCAAGACTTACTTTAGCGGCTGACCCCGACGGCTTGCTCCTGGAAGAAGATATTCTCTCAGCCCTAGGGGAAATGGGGTTTGATGTCCTTGTTTTTAGTGATCCCATCACCTTTCGTTATGTGTATGAAGTAAACTATCGCTCAAGATGGGATCGGGGCGAAGCGGCACATTTAATAGTGGTGGTAAAAGGCGGCCCGCAGGAACTGCGCCGCCTCCCCTTCGATGTATGGCAGAGGGGCCATAAGCTTTTCTTCAGCTTAGCCGATATCTTTCCCAAACTCAGCTATCCGGTAGTTGCGGCTGTGGAGAAGTCCGACCTGGATAAGCTTTACAGTGCATACCAGAATTACAATGGCCCTACGCTGGGGGAGAAGGCGACCAAGGATTTTATCTTAAAACATGTTTTTGGCATAATACCCGACCTTATCAATTCACCGGTCGAACTGATGAAGATATTGTTATCGCGGCATTGCAATTTTGTGACTGTGCCCTCGGTTTTGGACGAACACCTTATCCATTGTTTAAGAGAAAAGAGCGTTTTTAAGAATTGGCCGCTGGAAGACATCATTCCCAGGAGGGAAGCCTTTTTTGCTTTCCTGCAAGAAAAATGGCGTCGCTTCCTGGAGAGCACGGCCAAAGGAGAGAATTTCACCGAGGTCCCCTTTGAGCATTATGACATACGGGTGTACATCGACAACCTGTTCTTGGAAGGCAGTTTAAGGCCTGTTCCGGTTGCGAGTACGGAAGGTATGCCCGCGTGGGTCCTGGCAGGTGTGCTCTTAGATAAGCAGGCTAACGAAAGGCGCAGGATTAAGTGGCTATTAGAGAAGATACGACAAGATTTGCCTGGAGAAACAGCGTCCCACAGGGACTGGCAGCGCCTGGCCGTTCTGTGGGCGGAATTGCTTGTGCTTAGCCGGGAACTGAATCAGGACATAGAAGCTGAAAGCAAACTAAAAATTGAGGAATTGCACGATCAATTGGAAGAGCGCTTTGCGAGCTGGATGCTCGTGCGCTACGGCTCCCTGGCCAACCTCCCCTATACTTCCAGACCGGTGATGGTGCACCACATCCCCCGCTATCTCGCCCATCTGCGCCTCAAAGAGGGAGCAAAAAAGATCGCCCTGATCGTCACTGACGGCCTGGCATTGGATCAATGGCTGGTTATCCGCAATTTCCTGAGAGACAGGTACCCGGCGCGGCGAATCGAGGAAAACCAGGTCTTTGCCTGGGTACCGACCTTAACTTCTATCTCACGGCAGGCGCTGTTCGCTGCAGAGCCGCCCCTGTATTTCAAGGACACTCTGACGACAACCTCGAAAGAAGAACAGCACTGGCACAAATTTTGGGAAGACAGCGGGGTCAGGAGAGGAAATACCTACTACCATAAAGGTTTGGGTGACGAGTCGGTAAGTGAAATTGGAGAATTTTTAGGATCACAGTTCGAGATCGTGGGTCTGGTTATAGATAAAGTGGACAGAATCATGCACGGCATGGAGCTGGGGACAGCAGGTATGCACCAGCAAGTCAGGTTGTGGGCCGAACAGGGTTACCTGATACAGCTAATTGATTATCTCCTTAAAAATAAATTTGCCGTCTATCTGACTTCGGATCACGGTAATATTACGGCCAGGGGAATAGGCCGTTTGCCGGACGGGGTCCTGGCTGAAACCCGTGGTGAGCGGGCCAGAATTTATCATTACGACGTTTTTCGACAGCAGATGATGGAAGAAATAGAAAATGCCATCTGTTGGCCTGGTTTTGGTTTACCCCAGGGTTACTCCGTGCTGCTGGCCAGGGGCCGGTCAGCCTTTGTCTCAAATGGTGAAGAAATCGTAAGCCACGGCGGAATATCTTTGGAAGAGGTTGTCGTTCCTTTTGTCAGGATTTGGGAGGAGCATTGA
- a CDS encoding DNA methyltransferase, with translation MAQEEQLFMDIPEGNEEGQQKQKRRRFGLTKERLDRVRQIEGFPIAKDEDIINLSDPPYYTACPNPFIEDFIKEHGKPYDPDNDDYRRQPFAADVSEGKNDPIYNAHSYHTKVPHRAIMRYILHYTEPGDIVFDGFCGTGMTGVAASLCGDRKAVESLGYRVLDDGTILDEKGRPFSKLGARKAILIDLSPAATFIAYNYNTPVDVQAFEREARRILEEVERECGWMYETQHVVGGKVQKGAKGSPIMGKINYTVWSDVFICPHCSAELVFWEVAVDKEEGKVRDEFPCPHCGADLTKRTLERATERVYDRDIGQTVTRARQVPVLINYSVGNKRYEKKPDEYDLDLIRKIEESEIPYWYPTDRMPEGYNTEQPKVSHGITHVHHFYTRRNLWVLALVLNMAKALPLKLLLIWLTSSLIRTTKMYKFTLDRKMGTVSGTLYIPSLWTENSPLKLLKYKLLDFCKVRYPEKGYVLVETTSATNTSIPKNYIDYIFTDPPFGGNLMYSELNFLWEAWLRVFTNNKPEAVENKAQGKGPREYQELMEKCFAEYYRVLKPGRWMTVVFHNSQNRIWNAIQEAIMRAGFVIADVRTLDKKQGTFKQVTSTTAVKQDLVISAYKPNGGLEKRFHLEAGTEEGVWDFVRTHLKQLPVFVEKNGKAEVIAERQNFLLYDRMVAFHVQRGVAVPMGAAEFYAGLKQRFPERDGMYFLPDQVNEYDKKRLSVREFEQLSLFVIDEKSAIQWLRSELEKKPQTYQEIHPKFLRELHKARHEKLPELSELLEQNFLKDDYGRWYVPDPGRQSDLEKMREKALLKEFEEYKEGRGRLKVFRTEALRAGFKACWAAKDYKTIVEVARRIPDTVLQEDTTLLMYYDNALMRLDE, from the coding sequence ATGGCCCAGGAAGAGCAGCTTTTTATGGACATTCCGGAAGGAAACGAAGAAGGACAGCAGAAGCAAAAGCGCCGGCGTTTCGGGCTCACCAAAGAACGCCTGGACCGGGTCAGGCAGATCGAGGGGTTTCCCATTGCTAAAGATGAGGACATCATCAACCTTTCCGACCCGCCCTATTACACTGCCTGCCCGAACCCGTTCATCGAGGATTTCATTAAAGAGCATGGCAAGCCGTACGACCCGGATAACGACGATTACCGCAGGCAACCGTTTGCGGCGGATGTATCGGAGGGTAAGAACGATCCCATTTACAACGCCCATTCCTATCACACCAAGGTGCCCCACAGGGCCATCATGCGCTATATCCTCCACTACACCGAGCCGGGAGACATCGTCTTTGACGGTTTCTGCGGCACGGGCATGACCGGCGTGGCGGCAAGCTTATGTGGGGACCGCAAGGCCGTTGAATCCCTGGGCTACCGCGTTCTGGATGACGGGACCATCCTGGACGAAAAAGGCCGGCCCTTTTCTAAGCTTGGAGCACGCAAGGCTATATTAATCGACCTTTCGCCGGCAGCCACTTTCATTGCCTACAACTACAACACGCCGGTTGATGTTCAGGCCTTCGAACGCGAAGCCCGGCGGATTCTGGAGGAAGTGGAAAGAGAATGCGGCTGGATGTACGAAACGCAGCACGTGGTGGGCGGAAAGGTGCAGAAAGGCGCCAAGGGCAGCCCCATCATGGGTAAAATCAACTACACCGTCTGGTCCGACGTGTTTATCTGCCCCCATTGTTCAGCGGAGCTTGTCTTCTGGGAAGTGGCGGTAGACAAAGAAGAAGGTAAAGTCAGGGACGAGTTTCCCTGCCCCCACTGCGGGGCGGACCTCACCAAGCGGACCCTGGAGAGGGCCACGGAAAGGGTGTATGACCGGGACATCGGGCAGACCGTCACCCGTGCCCGCCAGGTGCCGGTGCTCATTAACTATTCGGTGGGGAATAAGAGGTATGAGAAAAAGCCCGACGAGTACGACCTGGACCTGATCCGGAAGATTGAGGAGAGCGAGATACCGTACTGGTATCCTACCGACCGCATGCCGGAGGGCTACAATACCGAACAGCCTAAAGTGTCACATGGGATTACTCATGTTCACCATTTTTACACGAGGCGGAATTTGTGGGTTTTGGCGCTCGTTTTAAATATGGCCAAAGCCTTGCCGTTAAAACTACTCCTAATTTGGCTAACTTCTTCCCTGATAAGAACGACAAAAATGTACAAGTTTACCCTGGACCGGAAAATGGGGACAGTAAGTGGTACCCTTTACATTCCTTCATTATGGACGGAAAATAGCCCGTTGAAGCTTTTGAAATATAAGCTGTTAGACTTTTGCAAAGTTCGATACCCAGAAAAAGGATATGTTCTGGTGGAAACAACTTCGGCCACCAATACCAGTATCCCCAAAAATTATATAGACTACATTTTCACCGACCCTCCCTTTGGCGGCAACCTGATGTACTCTGAGCTCAATTTCCTCTGGGAAGCCTGGCTCAGGGTCTTTACCAACAATAAGCCCGAAGCCGTAGAAAACAAAGCCCAGGGCAAAGGCCCGCGGGAATACCAGGAGCTCATGGAGAAGTGCTTTGCCGAGTACTACCGGGTCTTAAAGCCCGGCCGGTGGATGACGGTGGTGTTTCACAACTCGCAGAACCGGATCTGGAACGCCATCCAGGAGGCCATTATGCGGGCCGGGTTCGTTATTGCCGACGTGCGGACCCTGGACAAAAAGCAGGGGACCTTCAAGCAGGTTACTTCGACCACCGCGGTGAAGCAGGACCTGGTCATCTCCGCCTACAAGCCCAACGGCGGCCTGGAAAAGCGATTTCACCTGGAGGCTGGAACCGAAGAAGGAGTCTGGGATTTTGTCCGCACCCACCTCAAACAGCTGCCGGTCTTCGTGGAGAAAAACGGCAAAGCGGAGGTCATTGCCGAGCGGCAGAATTTCCTTCTCTACGACCGGATGGTGGCCTTCCACGTCCAGCGGGGAGTTGCCGTGCCTATGGGAGCGGCGGAGTTTTACGCCGGCTTGAAGCAGCGCTTCCCCGAGCGGGACGGAATGTATTTTCTGCCGGACCAGGTAAACGAGTATGATAAAAAACGGCTATCAGTTAGGGAGTTTGAACAACTGTCGCTGTTCGTGATTGATGAAAAGTCGGCTATCCAGTGGCTGCGCAGCGAACTCGAAAAGAAGCCGCAGACATACCAGGAAATCCACCCCAAATTCCTGCGGGAATTGCACAAGGCAAGGCACGAAAAGCTGCCGGAGCTCTCCGAACTGCTGGAGCAGAACTTCCTTAAAGACGATTACGGCCGCTGGTACGTCCCCGACCCCGGCAGGCAGTCCGACCTGGAGAAGATGCGCGAGAAGGCCCTCCTCAAAGAGTTCGAGGAGTACAAGGAAGGCAGGGGCAGGCTGAAAGTATTCCGCACCGAAGCCTTACGGGCCGGATTCAAGGCCTGCTGGGCTGCTAAAGACTACAAGACCATCGTAGAGGTGGCCAGGCGCATACCGGATACCGTCCTCCAGGAAGATACCACTCTCCTGATGTACTACGACAACGCCCTGATGCGGCTGGATGAATGA
- a CDS encoding DUF6079 family protein, with the protein MKYADLIHFEPVETIVQLREADAKSRAGELVKSYVISERMAEQITEVVFPQLQYGHPQDNKGLLIVGNYGTGKSHLMSVLSAIAEYPDLVTEIRHPAVAAKAQAIAGKFKVVRTEIGSTTMSLRNIICAELEEQLANLGVKYRFPEADKITNNKDPFIEMMNAFQEVYPDHGLLLVVDELLDYLRTRKDQELILDLNFLREIGEVCRLTRFRFVAGVQEAIFDSPRFQFVAETLRRVKDRFEQIRIVREDIAYVVAQRLLRKDDRQKALIREHLQRFTKLYGTLAERMDEFVVLFPVHPAYLETFERVYVAEKREVLKTISFAMKKLLDKEVPENDPGLIAYDSYWQNLKDNPSFRSDPDIREVIEKSQVLEYRVQQAFTRPQYKPVALRIIHALSVHRLTTGDIYAPIGVTAEELRDDLCLYLPLPEEDAEFLKTIIESILREILRTVSGQFISFNQDNGQYYLDLKKDIDFDSLIEQKAEVLTPNQLDRYYFKALARAMECPEATYVPNFQIWEHEIEWREKKATRLGYLFFGAPNERSTAHPPRDFYLYFLQPFDPPLFEDEKKPDEVFFRLVQRDENFDRALKFYAGACEMASTASKGTRQVYENKANDQLKKIVEWLRNNITTAYEVTYRGATKKFVEWIKHSATSHASVRDLVNMVGSLCLAPYFRELAPEYPAFSILVTVKNRPQAAQEAIKWILGSIRTRQGAAVLDALELLDGDKLRPQNSRYAKHILGQLDKKGPGQVLNRGEIIAEFRGVEYETRFRLEPEWVVVILASLIYSGDVTLSIPGKKIDASNLEELGKIPLEELIKFKHIERPKDLPLGPLQALFEFLGLPPGLIVNQSTREEGVRQLQKAVDQLLERTVQAQQVIQQELSLWGISLFDEKNKAGLRDKLASFKGFLELLRVFNTPGKLKNFRYSERDINKQKTYLATLKRVEELAGLASEVQPLLSYLSTAEAVLPADAGWTVKARERREELKAKLSGLDEASDPSLRRELVQVLVELKNSYIETYLQAHARARLNATGDQKKSELLKDERLSKLNRLAGIELMPRAQLTDFQNRLAELKTCFSLTREDLEKTPVCPHCSYRPAQEQIKLPADAALRRLEEDLERLCEDWERTLIANLEDPTVKENIYLLKPEQRKALDQVVKEQQLPYTVDASFVKAVQEVLSGMEKVSVTAADLKKALTQGGTPCTVSEFQQRFEDYIRSLTRGRDPQKVRIVLE; encoded by the coding sequence GTGAAGTACGCTGACCTCATACATTTTGAACCGGTCGAAACTATAGTGCAGTTACGGGAAGCTGATGCCAAAAGCAGGGCCGGGGAGTTGGTAAAAAGCTACGTGATCTCGGAACGGATGGCCGAGCAGATTACGGAAGTTGTCTTTCCGCAGCTTCAATACGGCCATCCCCAGGATAATAAGGGGCTTTTGATCGTCGGTAACTATGGTACCGGCAAATCGCATTTAATGTCGGTACTATCTGCTATAGCCGAATATCCAGACCTGGTCACGGAGATACGGCATCCCGCTGTGGCCGCAAAAGCGCAGGCTATCGCTGGCAAGTTCAAGGTTGTCAGGACCGAGATCGGTTCCACCACGATGTCTCTCAGGAACATCATTTGTGCCGAGCTGGAAGAACAGCTGGCTAATCTCGGGGTGAAATACCGTTTTCCTGAAGCCGATAAAATTACCAACAACAAAGACCCTTTTATTGAGATGATGAACGCTTTCCAGGAAGTTTACCCGGATCACGGGCTCTTGCTGGTTGTCGATGAACTCCTGGACTACCTGCGCACGCGCAAAGATCAGGAGCTAATCCTCGACTTAAACTTCTTGCGGGAAATCGGGGAGGTTTGCCGGCTCACCCGGTTTCGCTTCGTGGCCGGGGTGCAGGAAGCCATTTTTGACAGCCCGCGCTTTCAGTTTGTGGCTGAAACCCTGCGCCGGGTCAAAGACCGTTTTGAGCAGATACGAATTGTCCGTGAGGACATAGCCTACGTAGTTGCCCAGAGGTTACTGCGCAAGGATGACAGGCAGAAGGCTCTCATAAGGGAGCACCTGCAGCGTTTCACCAAACTATACGGCACCCTGGCCGAGCGCATGGACGAATTCGTCGTTCTTTTCCCCGTGCATCCGGCATACCTGGAAACTTTTGAGCGGGTCTATGTAGCCGAAAAGCGCGAGGTGCTGAAAACCATAAGTTTTGCCATGAAAAAACTCCTGGACAAAGAAGTTCCGGAAAATGACCCCGGCCTCATCGCTTATGACTCTTACTGGCAAAACTTAAAGGACAATCCTTCTTTCCGCAGCGACCCGGACATTCGCGAAGTGATTGAGAAGAGCCAGGTACTGGAATACCGTGTCCAGCAGGCCTTTACAAGGCCGCAGTATAAGCCTGTGGCCCTCCGCATCATTCACGCTTTGAGCGTTCACCGGCTGACAACAGGAGATATTTACGCTCCCATAGGGGTCACGGCTGAAGAACTCCGCGACGACCTCTGCCTTTACTTGCCCTTGCCGGAAGAGGATGCCGAGTTTCTTAAAACCATTATAGAATCAATCTTGCGCGAGATCTTAAGGACGGTGAGCGGCCAGTTTATTTCTTTCAACCAGGACAACGGCCAGTACTACCTTGACCTGAAAAAAGACATCGACTTTGATTCTCTAATTGAGCAGAAAGCGGAAGTCTTGACCCCCAACCAGTTGGACCGCTACTATTTTAAGGCCCTCGCCCGGGCCATGGAGTGCCCCGAAGCCACGTATGTTCCCAATTTCCAGATTTGGGAGCACGAAATTGAGTGGCGCGAGAAAAAGGCCACCCGGTTAGGGTATTTATTCTTCGGGGCTCCCAACGAGCGTTCTACCGCCCACCCGCCCAGGGACTTTTACCTCTATTTTCTGCAGCCCTTTGACCCGCCGCTTTTTGAGGATGAGAAAAAGCCCGATGAGGTGTTTTTCCGGCTGGTGCAGCGTGACGAGAACTTTGACCGTGCCCTTAAGTTCTACGCCGGCGCCTGCGAGATGGCCAGCACGGCTTCCAAAGGAACGCGGCAGGTCTATGAAAATAAGGCCAACGACCAGCTGAAAAAGATAGTCGAATGGCTGCGGAACAACATCACCACGGCTTATGAAGTTACCTACCGGGGAGCAACTAAAAAATTCGTCGAGTGGATTAAGCACAGTGCCACTTCTCATGCCTCGGTTCGGGATCTGGTGAACATGGTGGGTTCCCTTTGCCTGGCGCCCTACTTCCGGGAGCTGGCGCCCGAATACCCGGCCTTCTCCATCCTGGTTACCGTAAAGAACCGGCCTCAGGCTGCCCAGGAGGCGATAAAGTGGATCCTCGGCAGCATCAGGACCAGGCAGGGGGCAGCCGTCCTCGATGCCCTGGAACTTCTGGACGGAGATAAGTTAAGGCCGCAAAATTCCCGTTATGCCAAACACATCCTGGGACAGCTGGACAAAAAGGGCCCGGGTCAGGTCCTCAACCGGGGCGAAATAATAGCCGAGTTTCGCGGTGTGGAGTACGAAACCCGTTTCAGATTGGAGCCGGAGTGGGTGGTCGTCATCCTGGCGAGCTTGATCTACAGCGGCGATGTTACTTTAAGCATTCCGGGGAAGAAGATAGATGCTTCCAACCTGGAGGAGCTGGGCAAAATTCCCCTGGAGGAACTTATTAAGTTCAAGCATATCGAGCGTCCCAAGGACCTGCCCCTCGGTCCCCTACAGGCTCTGTTTGAATTTTTGGGGCTGCCGCCCGGGCTGATCGTCAATCAATCTACTCGTGAAGAAGGGGTAAGGCAGCTTCAGAAAGCGGTGGATCAGCTCCTGGAGCGCACCGTGCAAGCCCAGCAGGTGATACAGCAAGAGTTATCTTTGTGGGGTATTTCTTTGTTTGATGAGAAAAATAAAGCCGGTTTAAGGGATAAACTGGCAAGTTTCAAAGGATTTCTGGAATTACTCCGGGTTTTTAACACTCCCGGGAAGTTGAAAAACTTCCGCTACTCCGAGCGGGATATAAATAAGCAGAAGACGTACCTTGCCACCCTGAAGAGGGTTGAAGAGCTGGCCGGCCTGGCAAGTGAAGTCCAGCCTCTGCTCTCCTACCTCAGCACCGCCGAAGCCGTGCTTCCTGCGGATGCCGGTTGGACGGTAAAAGCCCGGGAGCGGCGTGAAGAGCTCAAGGCAAAACTATCCGGCCTGGACGAAGCATCCGACCCCAGCCTGCGACGGGAACTCGTGCAGGTGCTGGTGGAACTCAAGAACTCGTACATTGAGACTTACCTGCAGGCCCATGCCAGGGCCCGGTTAAATGCGACCGGGGATCAGAAAAAATCCGAACTTCTCAAAGATGAGCGGTTGAGCAAACTCAACAGGCTGGCTGGTATAGAGTTGATGCCCCGGGCCCAGCTTACGGACTTCCAAAACCGTCTGGCGGAGCTGAAAACGTGTTTCAGCCTCACCAGAGAGGATTTGGAAAAAACGCCCGTCTGTCCTCACTGCAGCTACCGGCCGGCACAGGAGCAAATTAAGCTGCCGGCTGACGCGGCGCTCAGGCGGTTGGAGGAAGACCTGGAAAGACTGTGCGAGGATTGGGAAAGGACATTGATCGCCAACCTGGAAGACCCGACGGTAAAGGAAAACATCTATCTTTTGAAGCCGGAGCAGCGAAAAGCACTGGATCAGGTGGTCAAAGAACAGCAGCTGCCCTACACGGTGGACGCATCATTTGTAAAGGCCGTTCAGGAAGTGCTCTCCGGCATGGAAAAGGTTTCGGTTACCGCAGCCGACTTAAAGAAAGCTTTGACTCAAGGCGGAACGCCCTGCACAGTATCTGAGTTTCAGCAGCGCTTTGAGGATTATATCCGGTCTCTCACGCGGGGCAGGGACCCGCAGAAGGTAAGGATCGTCCTGGAATAG
- the brxF gene encoding BREX-3 system P-loop-containing protein BrxF, which yields MGKLLRPDAFSGYRGDIQAGAGIAMKTDELKKQIAAARSRYYRLVLLVGSAATGKTEILVQTARDEGYPYINLNLALSQKLLEYPARMRALRLPRIVETIIGETGKNTVLLDNTEILFDPVLQQDPLRLLQQVSRNRTIVAAWNGKFEGGALVYAEPDHPEYRKYYEVDALICPLE from the coding sequence TTGGGGAAGCTGCTGAGACCTGATGCTTTTAGTGGTTATCGAGGGGATATACAGGCAGGTGCTGGGATTGCCATGAAAACAGATGAGCTCAAAAAACAAATAGCAGCAGCCCGGTCGAGGTATTATCGACTGGTATTACTGGTTGGGTCAGCTGCAACCGGAAAAACCGAAATCCTTGTTCAAACAGCCAGAGATGAGGGTTATCCCTATATTAATCTGAACCTCGCGCTGAGTCAGAAACTCCTGGAATACCCCGCAAGAATGCGAGCGTTACGCCTGCCGAGAATAGTGGAGACGATCATAGGCGAAACGGGAAAGAATACGGTCCTTCTCGATAACACAGAAATACTTTTTGATCCTGTACTTCAACAGGACCCTTTACGTTTGCTTCAACAAGTCAGCCGCAATCGAACTATCGTTGCCGCATGGAACGGCAAGTTCGAGGGCGGTGCGCTGGTCTATGCGGAGCCAGATCACCCGGAGTACCGAAAATATTATGAAGTCGATGCCCTTATTTGTCCTCTGGAGTGA
- a CDS encoding AbrB/MazE/SpoVT family DNA-binding domain-containing protein, whose product MGPKGQMTLPKEIRTALEIEEGDRVLLRIEGDGKVVLEKAIIIPASKKDGFGEAAET is encoded by the coding sequence ATGGGACCGAAAGGTCAAATGACGTTGCCGAAAGAAATACGGACTGCTCTTGAAATTGAAGAGGGCGACCGGGTTCTTCTCAGAATCGAAGGCGATGGGAAGGTCGTCCTGGAGAAGGCGATAATTATTCCCGCCAGCAAGAAAGATGGGTTTGGGGAAGCTGCTGAGACCTGA
- a CDS encoding UPF0175 family protein — protein sequence MPDQTIRIDLELPKELFIKGRESAQRVKMEALKRLAATFYADGSLSLGKAAELANLSKQEFLDFLAAHNIPLNYDLNELEEDLATVKEFLQNESGL from the coding sequence ATGCCGGACCAAACTATAAGGATTGATCTCGAGTTGCCAAAAGAACTGTTTATCAAAGGCCGGGAATCGGCTCAACGGGTAAAAATGGAGGCCTTGAAGAGGCTGGCGGCAACCTTTTACGCAGATGGGAGTTTATCCCTGGGGAAGGCGGCGGAACTGGCCAACCTTTCCAAACAGGAATTCCTCGATTTCTTGGCCGCACATAACATCCCTCTCAACTATGATCTCAATGAGCTAGAGGAAGACTTGGCCACCGTTAAGGAGTTTTTACAAAATGAAAGTGGTCTCTAA